The following coding sequences are from one Diprion similis isolate iyDipSimi1 chromosome 9, iyDipSimi1.1, whole genome shotgun sequence window:
- the LOC124410400 gene encoding slit homolog 3 protein-like: protein MSSWTRLKGEKCWLVWLMVTSLYLRSTLGQIVQNCPARSEIAPCSCIVKKQGLDVVCEFTDLTHINKAMSVLKGRPNTIIYYLKLRHNNMPKLQGFVFLGLDIHHLTVHNSSLAVVEESSLSSIGKGLTQLDLSQNSLLLVPPAALKTLHHLLILNLNYNKISAIHARAFEGLDTLEILTLYENKISVIDAEAFKGVDNRKLKRLNLGGNELNSVPTSALSSLEMLKKLEMQENRISTIKKGDFAGLKSLDSLGLAHNKLQVVPAGVFSHLTQLNSLELDGNKITHIDPDAFIGLEDALQYLRLADNKLHMVPSDALRRLHCLRHLDLRVNNITVLPEDAFAGYGDSITFLNLQKNLIKTLPPMIFENFNSLETLNLQNNKLTHVPEEVMETVTDTLQVIDLTDNPLICDCELQWYSNWLKSLRDKDDEVMTKKRTVCMIENEHREYSVQNLPLDKIGCQPKAEEKSSSGNLAVKLVGLQFIITVSFVILL, encoded by the exons ATGTCGTCTTGGACGAGATTAAAGGGGGAGAAGTGCTGGCTGGTATGGCTTATGGTGACATCCTTGTACCTGAGGTCCACCCTGGGTCAGATAGTCCAGAACTGCCCAGCAAGGAGCGAGATCGCACCGTGTTCGTGCATTGTTAAGAAGCAGGGGCTCGACGTCGTCTGCGAGTTTACCGACCTCACCCACATCAACAAAGCGATGTCGGTACTCAAAGGCAGGCCAAACACCATAATTTACTACCTAAAACTTCGCCACAACAACATGCCGAAGCTCCAGGGCTTCGTGTTCCTCGGTCTTGACATCCACCATCTCACCGTTCACAACAGCAGCCTCGCCGTCGTCGAGGAGTCATCCCTGAGCTCGATAG GAAAAGGACTCACCCAGCTGGACTTGTCGCAGAATTCGTTGCTCTTGGTACCGCCGGCGGCGTTGAAGACTCTGCATCACCTTCTGATACTGAACCTAAACTACAACAAGATAAGCGCGATCCACGCGCGGGCCTTCGAGGGACTTGACACCCTGGAAATCCTTACCCTCTACGAAAACAAGATATCAGTTATCGACGCCGAGGCCTTTAAGGGTGTCGATAA TCGGAAATTGAAGCGCTTGAATTTAGGCGGAAACGAACTGAACTCGGTGCCAACCTCGGCTTTGTCCTCTTTGGAGATGCTGAAGAAGCTGGAGATGCAGGAGAACAGGATAAGCACCATTAAGAAGGGAGACTTCGCCG GATTGAAGAGCCTCGACTCATTGGGACTCGCTCATAACAAGCTGCAAGTAGTACCAGCTGGCGTCTTTTCCCACCTGACTCAACTAAACTCTCTGGAACTTGACGGTAACAAAATTACCCACATAGATCCGGATGCGTTCATCGGTCTCGAGG ACGCACTCCAGTACCTCCGACTGGCGGACAATAAGCTTCACATGGTACCAAGCGACGCGTTAAGAAGACTTCACTGCTTGCGTCACTTGGATTTACGGGTCAACAACATCACCGTTTTACCGGAGGACGCATTCGCCGGTTACGGGGACTCGATAACCTTCCTaaatcttcaaaaaaattt AATCAAGACTCTGCCGCCGATGATATTCGAGAATTTTAATTCCCTGGAAACGCTTAATTTGCAAAACAACAAATTGACCCACGTGCCGGAAGAGGTGATGGAAACAGTCACCGACACTCTGCAAGTGATCGACTTGACCG ACAATCCGCTGATCTGCGATTGCGAGCTTCAGTGGTACTCAAACTGGTTGAAAAGTCTCCGCGACAAGGACGACGAGGTGATGACGAAGAAGAGGACCGTCTGCATGATAGAAAACGAGCACAGGGAATACTCGGTACAGAATCTTCCCTTGGATAAAATCGGATGCCAGCCGAAAGCTGAGGAAAAATCATCCTCCGGTAACCTGGCGGTAAAACTTGTCGGTCTTCAGTTCATCATCACCGTCAGCTTCGTCATTCTGCTCTAG